GCGGACCTGACCGCCTGGGACTGGTCCGAGGCCGCCTTCGACGTCATTGCCTGGATCTTCGTCCACCTGCCCCCGGCCGACCGCGCCCTCGTCGCCGCCCGCGCCGCCGCCGCGCTGGCCCCCGGCGGGCTGCTGGTGCTGGAAGGCTTCACCCCCGCCCAGGAAGGCCGCCGCTCCGGCGGGCCGCGCGACCCCGACCTGCTCTGGTCGGCCGCGCTGGTGCGGGAGCACTTCCCGGACCTCGAGATCCTGGAATGCCTGGAAGGAACCGTCCTCCTTAATGAAGGCCCGAAGCACCAGGGCCACGCGGAGGTGGCGCGAGCCATCCTGCGGCGCCGCGGTGCTTAGGAGGTTCCGAGCTGGCGGTGGCGGTCTGTCCCGGGGAGAGGAAGAAGGAATTCTTCCTCTCCCCGGACCCCTCTCCATCATCTTCTTCTAGGCTTTGGGAATACCCTGCTGACGGTGCGCCTCGGGTCCATGACCCGAGGCGACTGCAAGGGCAGGAAGAGGCCCGTCACGCGGAAACCCCATCTCAGGACGGCGCGGCGGCAGCCAGATGGGGGTCCAGGGGCCTCAGGCCCTTGGCGGGGGTTCCAGGGGGCGGCGCCCCCTGGTTCCGGCCCCATCAGGATCGCGGCTGCATCACCCAGACCCGTCCGGTTTCCCGCATACGCCCCGCGGCCTCGCCGGCGGCGTCGCCCCAGCCCCAGAACAGGTCGGCGCGGGCCGGGCCGCGGATAGCGCCGCCGGTGTCCAGGGCGATGACGAGGCGTTCCAGGCGGCGGCCGGACAGCGGGTCGCGCGTGGCGATCCAGACGGGACTGCCCAGCGGGATGTGGGTCCGGTCCACGGCCACGGCGCGGCCGGGGGGCAGGGGGGCGCCCAGGGTGCCGGCCGGGCCGCCCTCGAGGGGGAGGTCGTCGCGCCAGCGGAAGAAGACCCAGGAGGGATTGGCGTCCATCAGCGCCCGGGCCTCCTCCGGCGGGGCGGCGCGCAGCCAGGCGCGGATGGACTGCATGGACACCCCCTCCCGCGTCATGGCCCCGCGCTCGATGAGGAGGCGGCCGATGGGGACGTAGGGGTGGCCGTTCTTGCCGGCGTAGCCCAGGCGCCGCGCGGTGCCGTCGGGGAAGAGGACGCGGCCGGAGCCCTGGATCTGCAGGAAGAAGGCGTCCACCGGATCGGCCCAGGCCAGGACGGCGCCGGGCCACTCGCCCGCCGCCACGGCCGCCTCGAGGGAGGCGCGGTTCAGGTCGGGCGCGCCGGGCGAGAGGGCGAGGAGCGGGGCGGTGAAGCCGGGCGCGGGCACGGGGGAGACGCGCAGGACCGGCTCGTAGTAGCCGGTGATCAGGCCTTCGCCGGCCGGCACGGGCTCGAAGTGACGGGCGAGGAAGGCGCGGGCGGCGGCCTCGTCGCCGGGGGGCAGGCGGGCGGCCTCCGCGCAGGCGGCGGCGAGGGGGCCGGGGTCGGGGGTTGCGGCGCAGCCGGCCGTGAAGCCGGGGATCGCCTCCGCCACGCGGTCCGTCTCCCAGCCCGGCAGGCCGCCGCAGGCCGCGAGGAGAAGGGAGAGGAGGAGCGGGAAGGGGGCGCGCAAGGCCTCAGGCCGAGCGCGTGCCCACCAGCTTCCAGGTCGGGTCCGAGCTGCGGGTGTCGCGCTGGAAGGTCCAGATGTCCGTCAGCTCCGTCACGGCATCGGCGCCCGCCACGGGCTTGCCGGCGGAATCGGTGGTCAGGTTCACCTGGTCGGAAACGAAGCGGACCGTGACGTCGGCGATCGTGCCGCGCAGGTCGGCGCCCTCGATAGTGGCCTCGCGGATGTCGCGGATCTCCGTGCGCTGCACCTCGCCGCGGGACTCGCGGTCGGCGATCGCGCCCTCGAAGCCGGCATAGGTGTCGTCGGAGAGCAGGCCGCGCAGCAGCGGGCGGTTCCCCGCCGCGAAGCCCTCCACGATCATGCGGAAGGCGCCCTCCGCACCGCCGAGGAAGGCGGCCGGATCGAAGCCCGGGTCGGCGGCGCGGATGCGGGCCAGGGCCTGGCCCACCGGGCCGCGGGCGTCGGGCACGCCGCGCGCCGCCACGGGCGCGGCCGCCGCGGGCCCGCCGGCCGGCACGGCCACGGGGCCGCGCTGCTCGGCGGGCGGCCGCTCGAACCCCGTGCGCCGCCCCAGCACGCTGCGCAGGCGCAGCACCAGGAAGGCCGCCACCATCCCGAACAGGATCAGATCAATCGGGAAGCCGCCGCCCTGCATCGCAATCTCCTTGTGGGGTGACAGTTAGGGCTGGCAGGCCCCTACCGCAACCACATTGCAATCCGTTCATCGGCCCGGGATCATCAGTCCGGGTCATCAACCCGGGTCCATCAACCGGGGTCCATCAACCGGGGGCGGCGACGCCCACCGCGCGATTGTGCCCGCGCGCCCCAGCCGCTATCGCCAGCCCTGTCACCGGGAGGCCCGCATGATCCTGCTGCGCCATGGGCAGAGCGAGTTCAACCTGCGCTTCAGCGAGACCCGCAAGGACCCGGGCATCGAGGACCCGCGGCTGACGGAGCTGGGCCACGCCCAGGCCGAGGAGGCCGCCGAGGCCCTGGCGGGGGAGGGGATCACCCGCATCGTCGCCAGCCCCTACACCCGCGCCCTGCAGACCGCCGCCCCGCTGGCCCGCCGCCTGGGCCTGCCCGTCCACGTCCACTCCCTGGTGCGGGAGCGCTATGCCTTCGCCTGCGACGTGGGCACCCACCGCGACACGCTGGCGACAGACTGGCCGGAGCACGACTTCGCCCACCTGGACACGGTGTGGTGGCCGCAGGAGACGGAGAGCACGGATTCCATCCTCTCCCGCGCCCGGAGCTTCCGGGAGGAGATGCGGGAGCGGCCGGACTGGGCGCACACGGTGGTGGTCTGCCACTGGGGCTTCATCCTGGCGATGACCGGGCAATCCGTGATGAATGGGGCGTGGCTGCGGGTGGACCCCTGCCAGCCCGGCCCCGAGCAGGTGAACTGGCACCATGGCTGAGAACACCCTCTTCCGCGGCCTCTCGGCCTTTCCCATCACCCCGGCGGACGAGGTGGGGCGCGTGGACACCGATGCCCTGGCCCGCCTGCTGGGGCGGCTGGCGGAAGCGGGGGTGGACTCGGTCGGGCTGCTCGGCAGCACCGGTACCTACGCCTACCTGACCCGGGCGGAGCGCCGCCGCGCCGTGGAGGCGGCGGTGGAGGCCCTGGGCGGCCGCGTGCCCGTCATCGTCGGCGCCGGCGCCCTCCGCACGGACGAGGCGGTGGCCCTGGCAGGGGATGCGGAGGCGGCCGGGGCGGACGGGCTGCTCCTTGCCCCCGTCTCCTACACGCCCCTAACGGATGAGGAGGTGTACGGGCACTTCGCGGCCGTGGCGGGCGCCACCGGCCTGCCAGTCTGCATCTACAACAACCCTTCCACCACGCACTTCACCTTCTCCGACGACCTCGTGGCGCGGCTCTCCGCCGTGCCCGGCATTGCCGCCGTGAAGAACCCCGCCCCGGCCCCGGCGGAGGCCCGTGCGACGGTCGTCGCCCTGCGCGCCCGCGTCCCCGCCGGCTTCTCCATCGGCTACAGCGCCGATTGGCACTCGCCGGACGCCGTGCTGGCCGGGGCCGACGCCTGGTACAGCGTGCTCGGCGGCACCCTGCCCCGCACCTGCCTCGCCCTCACCCGCGCCGCCCAGGCGGGGGATGAGGCGGAGATGCGCCGGATCGACGCCACCCTCCACCCGCTCTGGGAGCTGTTCCGCCGTTACGGCAGCATCCGCGTGGTCTTCGCCGCCGCGAACCTCCTCGGCCTCACCGATGCCCAGCCGCCCCGCCCGATCCTGCCGCTGGACGGGGCCGGGCGCGCGGCGGTGGCGCAGGCCCTGTCCGGGCTGGAGGGCTGATCCGCCGCGCGGTGGCAGGACCGGTCCCGGCCCGAGCCGCGAGAGCCTGACACCCGACCCGGCGCGTGCTACCCCGCCGGGCCACCATCCCTTAGCGCCCAGGGGCCCGATCCCATGTCCGACCTGCCGCCGCCCGCCAACATGCCGCCCGAGGGCGCCCCGAACGGCGGAGCCCAGGCCCCGCTGGTGGTGAACTTCCAGTACGTGAAGGACCTCTCCTTCGAGGTGCCCGGCGCGCCGGAGATCTACACCGCGCTGCGCGAGCAGCCCCGCATCGACGTGGCGCTGGACGTGCAGGCCCGCGCCCTGCAGGACGGCGGCAACGTCTTCGAGGTGACGCTGCAGATCCGCGCCGACGCCAAGACCGCCGACAACACCACCGCCTTCATCGCGGAGCTGGCCTATAGCGGCATCTTCACCGTGAACGTTCAGCCGGACGTGCTAGAGCCGGTGCTGCTGGTGGAGTGCCCGCGCCTCCTCTTCCCCTTCGCGCGCAACATCCTCTCCGACGTGACGCGCGACGGCGGCTTCATGCCGGTGGCCCTCACCCCGATCGACTTCGTGGCCCTGTGGCAGTCCCGCCGCGGGCAGGGCGCCGGGGCGCCGGAAGGGACGATGCTTTCCTGATCGGGCGGATCTGATGGCCCCAGGGGGAAGAAGGAATTCTTCTCCCTGGACCCCATCCTCTTTTTCTGCGGGGCTGCCGCGGAATGCGGCGATCGCGGTCGTGGCGGCCTAGCGGCGCGCTTCCCGGTCTGAGGGCGGACCTCGCCCGCTGGTGAGGGGCGGGCGCCTATCGCCACCCCGGGGCCGGGCCTACATCCGGCCGATGCCCTTCCGCGCCTTCGAATCCTTCCTCGACCCCGTCGCGCCGCCCGGGGCGAAGGCGGCGCGGATTGGCGGGGTGCCGGTGCCGGAGGGGCCGCCGCCCGCCACCCTTCTCGGCTTCTACTGGCACTTTGCCCGGCAGGCGCGGGTGCTGGTGGCCGCCCTTTTCGCTGCCGGCTTCCTCGTGGCGGTGCTGGACAGCCTTATCCCCGTCTTCATCGGCCAACTGATCGCGCTGCTCGGCGCCCATGCGCCGGACCGGCTGATCCCGGAGACCGGGTGGGCCCTCGTGGGCATGGCGGTGGTGATGCTGGTGCTGCGCCCGGCCTCCATCCTCCTGCAGAACCTCGTCGCCAACCAGGCGATCAACCCCGCCTTCACCAGCCTCATCCGCTGGCAGTCCCACCGCCTCGTCTCCCGCCAGGGCTGGCCCTTCTTCCAGGAGGACTTCGCCGGGCGCATCGCCAACCGGGTGATGCAGGCCGGGCCGGCGCTGCGGGAATCCGTCACGCAATCCGTCACGGCGGTCTGGTACATCCTCGTCTACGGCTCCTCCGCCGTGATCTGGCTGGCGGGGGCGGATTGGCGCCTGGCGCTGCCCATCCTCCTCTGGTTCCTCCTCTACGCCGCCTTCCTGCGCGCCGTGGTGCCCCGGCTGCGGGACCGGTCTCGCGCCGCGTCCGAGCAGCGGAGCCTGCTGACGGGCCGGATCGTGGACGCCTACACCAACATCCTCTCCATCAAGCTCTTCGCGCGGGCGGCGCGGGAGGACGCCTTCGTGGCGGAGGGGGTGACGGGCCTGACCGCGGCCTTCCAGGCGCAGATGCGGCAGATCACCTTCAACTCCGCGGTCCTCTCCGCCCTCAACGCCCTTCTGCTGGTCGGCATGGCGGCGCTGTCCATCCGGCTCTGGATGGCGGGGGAGATCGGGGCGGCCACGGTGGCCACGGCCCTGCCCATGGCTTGGCAGATGGCCAACATCTCGGGCTGGGTGGCCTTCAACGTCGGCGCGATCTTCGAGAGCATCGGGGTGGTGCAGGAATCCATCCGCAGTATCGCCGCCCCGCCCACCGAGCCGGACCCGCCCGGCGCCGGGCCGCTCGCCGTGACGCGCGGCGCCATCCGCTTCGAGGGGGTGCGCTTCGGCTACGGCCGCGCCGATCGCGCCGTGCTAGACGGCTTCGACCTGGAGATCCGCCCTGGCGAGCGGGTGGGGCTGGTGGGCCGGTCCGGCGCCGGCAAGACCACGGCGGTGAACCTGCTGCTGCGCTTCTTCCACCCGGAATCCGGCCGCATCACGATCGACGGCCAGGATATCGCCGGGGTAACGGCCGAAAGCCTGCGCGGCGCCATCGGCATGGTCACCCAGGACACGGCGCTGCTGCACCGCTCCATCGGGGACAACATCCGCTTCGGCCGCCCCGAGGCCACCGACGCGGAGGTGATCGCCGCCGCCCGGCGCGCCGAGGCGGACGGCTTCATCCGCGGCCTGTCGGACTGGCGGGACCGGAAGGGCTACGAGGCCCATGCCGGGGAGCGGGGGGTGAAGCTCTCCGGCGGGCAGCGCCAGCGTGTGGCCATCGCCCGCGTGCTGCTGAAGGACGCCCCGATCCTCGTGCTGGACGAGGCGACGAGCGCCCTCGATTCGGAGGTGGAGGCGGCGATCCAGGAAGGGCTGACCAGCCTGATGGAGGGCAAGACGGTGATCGCAATCGCCCACCGCCTCTCCACCCTGGCGCAGCTGGACCGGCTGGTGGTGCTGGAGGAGGGGCGGATCGTGGAGAGCGGCCCGCACGAGGCGCTGCTGGCCCGGGGCGGCCCCTATGCCCGCCTCTGGGCGCGGCAGTCCGGCGGGTTTATCGGGGCGTAGGGCCGGAGGCGCTGCAACAGCGCACGGGAAGCGGCTGTTAAGGCTCTGTTGCGGGGCCGCGCCGGCTTGACTTCACATGGACGCCAATTTAGGGACCCCCTGCCTTCCGGGGGACAACCGCTGGAGGAGCAGAGTGGAAAACCGGGACGGCTTCGACGACCGGCTGCGGCAGGCCAGGACCCGCCAGGGCCTGGATCCAAAGCCCCGAACAGGGGGGGAGGGCGGCCTGCCGACGGGCCCGTGGGGAATTGGCTTCCGCGCGGGGGTCGAGGTGGTATCGGCGCTGGTCGTGGGCGCGGCGCTGGGCTTCGGCCTCGACCGCTGGCTCGGGACCTTTCCCTGGCTCTTCCTCGTCTTCTTCTTCGTGGGCGGCGCCGCAGGGGTGCTGAACATCTACCGGCTGTTCAAGCCCCATCCCGGCGCCCGCTAGCGCCCGCCAGTGGTCGTCAGACCGTGAGATCAAGGACCGAGACGTGGCCGCCGAAGGCAAGACGATCGACGCGCTGAGCCAGTTCGAGCTGATCCCGGTCCTCGGCCCGGTCGGCCGGGCCGTTGGCTTCTCCCAGTCCAACGCCCACATGCTGCTGGCGGTGGGGCTGATCTCGATCCTGATGCTGGTCGGCATCCGCCGCCGCGCGCTGGTGCCCGGCCGGTTCCAGGCGGCCGCCGAGATGTTCTACGAGTTCATCGAGAACCTCGTGACCGGGCAGGTGGGCCATGAGGGGCGGAAGTACTTCCCCTTCGTCTTCGCCCTCTTCATGTTCGTGCTGTTCGGGAACCTCATCGGCCTGTTCCCCTACGCCTTCACCTACACCAGCCACATCGCCGTCACGCTCGGCCTCGCCGCCACCGTGTTCTTCGTGACCACGATCGTGGCCCTGGCGCTGCACGGCAGGAAGTTCTTCGGCTACTTCTTCCCGGAGGGAGCGCCGCTCTGGCTCGCGCCCATCATCGTGCCGGTGGAGCTGGTCTCCTACCTCTCCCGGCCGGTCAGCCTTTCGGTCCGCCTGTTTGCCAACATGGTGGCGGGCCACGTGCTGCTGAAGGTGTTCGCCACCTTCGTCGTCCTCCTCGGTGGGCTGGGAGCGATCGGGCCGGTGGCCGCGCTCCTCCCGCTCTCCGTCAACGTGCTGCTCGTCGGGTTCGAGATCCTGGTGGCCTTCCTCCAGGCCTATGTCTTCGCGATCCTGACCTGCATCTACCTGCACGACGCGGTGCACCTGCACTAGAACCGCGCCGGCAACCTTCTCCAACCGCTCAACAAGGAAGAGCTCTCCGATGAACGATCCTGCCGCCTACCTCGGCGCCTTCAAGGCGCTCGGCGCCGGCATCGCCGTCTTCGCGCTGTTCGGCGTGGGTCTCGCGCTCGGCAATATCTTCTCCACGCTGATCTCCTCGGTCGCGCGGAACCCGTCGGCCCGCGACACCGTCTTCCCGATCGGCATTCTCGGCTTCGCCCTCACGGAAGCCGTCGCGCTCTTCGCGCTGCTGATCGCCTTCCTGATCCTCTTCGCCTGATCGGGTCCGCGGCGCGGCCGGGAGGTCCTCCCGGCCGTCCGCCGCGGGACGGAGACCGCATGATCCGCCTCTCGCACCGTAATGCCTGGCGCAGCCTGGCCCTCGCTGCCCTTCTCTCCGGGGCATCGGTCCTGGCCGCGCCGGGCGCGCTCGCCCAGCAGGTCACGGCACCGCACGCGACCGGCCCGGTGCAGCCCTCCGGCCCACTTCCGGGCCAGCAGGGCGAGAGCCGCGCCGTGCAGGCGGACAGCGACCGCGCCAACGCGGTGCGCGAGGCGAACATCACCGCCAACGAGTACCGCGCCGCCGCCCATGACGCGGCGGACGCCGGCGGCATGCCGCAGCTGGACTTCGGCAACCCCCTGATGATCTCCCAGGTGGTGTGGCTCCTCGTCATCTTCGGGCTGCTCGTCTTCCTCTGCTATCAGTTCCTGCTGCCGCCCGTGGCGGCGGTGCTGGAGGACCGGCGCCAGCGCATCGCGGCCGACCTGGACGCGGCGCGCGACGCCCGCGCCGAGGCCGAGGCCGCCGAGGCCGGCCGGCGCGACAGCACGGCCCGCGCCCGCGCGGAGGCCCAGGCCTCCATCGCGGCCGCGCTCCAGGCCGCCCAGGCCGAATCCGCCGCCCGCGCCGAGGCGCTGGCCGAGCGGCTGAACCGCCAGATCACCGAGGCCGAGGCCCGCATCGGCACCGCCCGCGACGCCGCCATGGGCGCGCTGCGCGAGGTGGCCACCGACGCGACCACGGCCCTCGTCCAGCGCCTCTCCGGCCTGACGGATGGGGCGGCCGTCTCCGCCGCGGTGGACCGCGAGCTCGCCGCCCGCAACCCGCGCACGGGAGCCGCCTGATGCACCAGTACGAGCACTTCTGGCTGGACCCGAAGTTCTGGGTCGCCGTCTCCTTCATCCTCTTCGTCGTGCTGCTGGGCGGCATGATCTGGAAGCGCCTCGGCGCCCTGCTCGACGCCCGCGGTGCCCAGGTGCGCGCCCAGCTCGCCGAGGCGACGAAGCTGCGCGAGGAGGCCGAGGCCATGCGGAAGAGGGCCGAGGCCGACCGCGCCGCCGCCCTGCGCGAGGCCGAGGAGACCGTCACCCGCGCCCGTGCCGAGGCCGACCGCGTGGCCACCGCCGCCGCCGCCGAGGCCGAGGCGAACGCCGCCCGGCGCGAGCGCATGGCGATGGACCGCATCGCCGCGGCCGAGGCCAGCGCCCTGGCCGAGGTCCGCACCGCCGCGGCCGAGATTGCCGCCGCCGCCGCCCGCTCCGTCATCGCGGAGAAGCTGACGGCCGAGGGCGACGCCGCGATGATCGACAAGGCCGTGGCCGACCTGCCGCGGGCCCTGCGCGCGGCCTGATCCCGGGCTGGTATCTGATGCTTCACGGGGGCCGCGAGGCCCCCGTTTGCGTTTCGGGGCGGCCCCAGGGGGAGGGAGAAGGAATTCTCCCTCCCCCTGGACCCCCACCCTCATCTTTTTCTGAGGGGCTGCCGCGGGATGCCCGGCTTGCGGTTCGCCGAGGGTCCATGACCCTCGGCGCGTGACAGGTCCCCCTGGAACCAGCTCGAAGAAGAAGATGATGGGGGTCGAGGGGGGGAAATTCCTTCTTCCCCCTCGCGGGGGTTCCGGGGGCGGAGCCCCCGACGACTCGGCCGTTCCCATTTCCGCGCCGCCCGCCTAGCCTCCGTGTCGAATCCAAGACGGGGAGAGAATGGGATGCGGCGACTTCTGCTGGCCGGGGCCGCGGCGCTGGCGCTCGGGATGGGCCTGGGCTTCGGGGCCGAGGCGTCGACCTTCCGCTGGGCGAATGACGGCGACGTCAATTCTATGGATCCCTACGCGCGGAACGAGACCTTCCTTCTCACCTTCACGCACAACATCTACGAGCCGCTGGTGCGGCGGAACCGGGAGCTGAAGGTGGAGCCGGCGCTGGCGACCTCCTGGTCCCAGCCTTCCCCGACGGTATGGCGGCTGAACCTGCGCCAGGGGGTGAAGTTCCACGACGGCTCGCCCTTCACGGCGGACGACGTGGTCTTCTCTGCCCAGCGCGTGCGCGCGGGCGGGTCCAATCTCACCTCCGTGCTGTCCTCCGTGAAGGAGGTCCGCAAGATCGACGACCATACCGTCGAGTTCGAGACCCACGCCCCGGACCCGATCTTCCTTGAGGAGATCACGACCTGGGCGATCATGTCCAAGCGGTGGGCGGAGGCGAACAACGCCACCCAGGCGGTGGACCTGACCACGGGGCAGGAGAACTTCGCCACCCGCAACGCCAACGGCACCGGTCCCTTCGTGCTGGCGAGCCGCGAGCCGGACCGCCGCACGGTGCTGCGCCCGAACCCGAACTGGTGGGACAGGCCCGAGCACAACCTGACCGAGGTGCAGTTCAACGTCATCGGCAACGACGCCACCCGGGTCGCCGCCCTGCTCTCGGGCGAGGTGGACATGATCTACACCGTGCCCCCGCAGGACACGGAGCGGTTGAGCCGCGAGCGGGCCGTGCGGGTCCACCAGCAGGCGGAGCTCCGCACCGTCTTCCTCGGGTTCGACCAGAGCCGCGAGGAGCTGCTGAAGAGCGACGTGCGCGGCCGGAATCCGTTCCGCGACCTGCGCGTGCGCCAGGCCTTCCAGCTCGCCATCGACCTGGAGGCGATCAAGACGCGCATCATGCGCAACCAGTCCCGCCCCACCAGCCTGATGATCGGCCCGGGCGTCAACGGCTTCACGGAGGCCGCAGACCGCGTGGTGCGGCCGGACGTGAACCGCGCGAGGCAGCTGCTGACGGAGGCCGGCTACCCCAACGGCTTCGGCGTGACGCTGGACTGCCCGAACGACCGCTACGTGAACGACGAGGCGATCTGCACGGCGGTGGTCTCCATGCTGGCGCGGATCGGCGTGCGCGTGAACCTCGCGGCCCAGACCCGCGCCCGCTACTTCGCCGAGATCCTGGCGCCCCGCTACAACACCAGCTTCTACATGCTGGGCTGGACGCCGACGACCTACGACGCCCACAACACGCTCTACAACATCATGGCCAGCCGGGGCGGGCAGCGCGGCGTGTTCAACTCCGGCGGCTGGAGCAACCCCCGCTTCGACGAGCTGACGAACGGGATCGCGGTGGAGACCGACCTCGCGAAGCGGCAGCAGATGATCGACGAGGCGATGAGGATCCACACCGAGCAGGTCGGCCACATCCCCCTGCACCAGCAGGTCGTGGTCTGGGCGGCGCGGACCAACATCACGCTGCAGCAGATGGCGGACAACTACTTCCCGCTGCGCTACGTGCGGGTGGGGCAGTAGCCGGGCCCGGCGCCGGGGGTTCCCCCGGCGCCGATCCGGGGCGCCGCCTTGCCGTTCCGCGGCGGCACTCCTAATCCTCCCGGTATGAGCGAGGCTCCAGCTACCCTGCCGGCCGTGGACCACCAGCGGGTCGTCTTCCCCGAGGGGCTGGCGCTCGACAGCGGGGTCATGCTCGCGCCCATGGCGGTGGCCTACCGCACCTACGGGGCGCTGAACGCGGCCCGCAGCAACGCGATCCTCGTCTGCCACGCCCTGACCGGGGACCAGTACCTGGCCGAGACCCAGCCGGTCACGGGCAAGCCGG
This genomic window from Pararoseomonas sp. SCSIO 73927 contains:
- a CDS encoding class I SAM-dependent methyltransferase codes for the protein MSDAAAWDARYAGGGFAFGEAPNRYLAAQAAGLPPRGRALAIGDGEGRNGVWLAERGLAVTSLDWSATGLAKASALARKRGVMLETVVADLTAWDWSEAAFDVIAWIFVHLPPADRALVAARAAAALAPGGLLVLEGFTPAQEGRRSGGPRDPDLLWSAALVREHFPDLEILECLEGTVLLNEGPKHQGHAEVARAILRRRGA
- a CDS encoding MltA domain-containing protein yields the protein MRAPFPLLLSLLLAACGGLPGWETDRVAEAIPGFTAGCAATPDPGPLAAACAEAARLPPGDEAAARAFLARHFEPVPAGEGLITGYYEPVLRVSPVPAPGFTAPLLALSPGAPDLNRASLEAAVAAGEWPGAVLAWADPVDAFFLQIQGSGRVLFPDGTARRLGYAGKNGHPYVPIGRLLIERGAMTREGVSMQSIRAWLRAAPPEEARALMDANPSWVFFRWRDDLPLEGGPAGTLGAPLPPGRAVAVDRTHIPLGSPVWIATRDPLSGRRLERLVIALDTGGAIRGPARADLFWGWGDAAGEAAGRMRETGRVWVMQPRS
- a CDS encoding Tim44/TimA family putative adaptor protein: MQGGGFPIDLILFGMVAAFLVLRLRSVLGRRTGFERPPAEQRGPVAVPAGGPAAAAPVAARGVPDARGPVGQALARIRAADPGFDPAAFLGGAEGAFRMIVEGFAAGNRPLLRGLLSDDTYAGFEGAIADRESRGEVQRTEIRDIREATIEGADLRGTIADVTVRFVSDQVNLTTDSAGKPVAGADAVTELTDIWTFQRDTRSSDPTWKLVGTRSA
- a CDS encoding histidine phosphatase family protein — protein: MILLRHGQSEFNLRFSETRKDPGIEDPRLTELGHAQAEEAAEALAGEGITRIVASPYTRALQTAAPLARRLGLPVHVHSLVRERYAFACDVGTHRDTLATDWPEHDFAHLDTVWWPQETESTDSILSRARSFREEMRERPDWAHTVVVCHWGFILAMTGQSVMNGAWLRVDPCQPGPEQVNWHHG
- a CDS encoding dihydrodipicolinate synthase family protein; translated protein: MAENTLFRGLSAFPITPADEVGRVDTDALARLLGRLAEAGVDSVGLLGSTGTYAYLTRAERRRAVEAAVEALGGRVPVIVGAGALRTDEAVALAGDAEAAGADGLLLAPVSYTPLTDEEVYGHFAAVAGATGLPVCIYNNPSTTHFTFSDDLVARLSAVPGIAAVKNPAPAPAEARATVVALRARVPAGFSIGYSADWHSPDAVLAGADAWYSVLGGTLPRTCLALTRAAQAGDEAEMRRIDATLHPLWELFRRYGSIRVVFAAANLLGLTDAQPPRPILPLDGAGRAAVAQALSGLEG
- the secB gene encoding protein-export chaperone SecB; protein product: MSDLPPPANMPPEGAPNGGAQAPLVVNFQYVKDLSFEVPGAPEIYTALREQPRIDVALDVQARALQDGGNVFEVTLQIRADAKTADNTTAFIAELAYSGIFTVNVQPDVLEPVLLVECPRLLFPFARNILSDVTRDGGFMPVALTPIDFVALWQSRRGQGAGAPEGTMLS
- a CDS encoding ABC transporter ATP-binding protein, with the protein product MPFRAFESFLDPVAPPGAKAARIGGVPVPEGPPPATLLGFYWHFARQARVLVAALFAAGFLVAVLDSLIPVFIGQLIALLGAHAPDRLIPETGWALVGMAVVMLVLRPASILLQNLVANQAINPAFTSLIRWQSHRLVSRQGWPFFQEDFAGRIANRVMQAGPALRESVTQSVTAVWYILVYGSSAVIWLAGADWRLALPILLWFLLYAAFLRAVVPRLRDRSRAASEQRSLLTGRIVDAYTNILSIKLFARAAREDAFVAEGVTGLTAAFQAQMRQITFNSAVLSALNALLLVGMAALSIRLWMAGEIGAATVATALPMAWQMANISGWVAFNVGAIFESIGVVQESIRSIAAPPTEPDPPGAGPLAVTRGAIRFEGVRFGYGRADRAVLDGFDLEIRPGERVGLVGRSGAGKTTAVNLLLRFFHPESGRITIDGQDIAGVTAESLRGAIGMVTQDTALLHRSIGDNIRFGRPEATDAEVIAAARRAEADGFIRGLSDWRDRKGYEAHAGERGVKLSGGQRQRVAIARVLLKDAPILVLDEATSALDSEVEAAIQEGLTSLMEGKTVIAIAHRLSTLAQLDRLVVLEEGRIVESGPHEALLARGGPYARLWARQSGGFIGA
- a CDS encoding AtpZ/AtpI family protein, with product MENRDGFDDRLRQARTRQGLDPKPRTGGEGGLPTGPWGIGFRAGVEVVSALVVGAALGFGLDRWLGTFPWLFLVFFFVGGAAGVLNIYRLFKPHPGAR
- a CDS encoding F0F1 ATP synthase subunit A, whose protein sequence is MAAEGKTIDALSQFELIPVLGPVGRAVGFSQSNAHMLLAVGLISILMLVGIRRRALVPGRFQAAAEMFYEFIENLVTGQVGHEGRKYFPFVFALFMFVLFGNLIGLFPYAFTYTSHIAVTLGLAATVFFVTTIVALALHGRKFFGYFFPEGAPLWLAPIIVPVELVSYLSRPVSLSVRLFANMVAGHVLLKVFATFVVLLGGLGAIGPVAALLPLSVNVLLVGFEILVAFLQAYVFAILTCIYLHDAVHLH
- a CDS encoding ATP synthase subunit C family protein; protein product: MNDPAAYLGAFKALGAGIAVFALFGVGLALGNIFSTLISSVARNPSARDTVFPIGILGFALTEAVALFALLIAFLILFA
- a CDS encoding F0F1 ATP synthase subunit B, with translation MHQYEHFWLDPKFWVAVSFILFVVLLGGMIWKRLGALLDARGAQVRAQLAEATKLREEAEAMRKRAEADRAAALREAEETVTRARAEADRVATAAAAEAEANAARRERMAMDRIAAAEASALAEVRTAAAEIAAAAARSVIAEKLTAEGDAAMIDKAVADLPRALRAA
- a CDS encoding ABC transporter substrate-binding protein is translated as MRRLLLAGAAALALGMGLGFGAEASTFRWANDGDVNSMDPYARNETFLLTFTHNIYEPLVRRNRELKVEPALATSWSQPSPTVWRLNLRQGVKFHDGSPFTADDVVFSAQRVRAGGSNLTSVLSSVKEVRKIDDHTVEFETHAPDPIFLEEITTWAIMSKRWAEANNATQAVDLTTGQENFATRNANGTGPFVLASREPDRRTVLRPNPNWWDRPEHNLTEVQFNVIGNDATRVAALLSGEVDMIYTVPPQDTERLSRERAVRVHQQAELRTVFLGFDQSREELLKSDVRGRNPFRDLRVRQAFQLAIDLEAIKTRIMRNQSRPTSLMIGPGVNGFTEAADRVVRPDVNRARQLLTEAGYPNGFGVTLDCPNDRYVNDEAICTAVVSMLARIGVRVNLAAQTRARYFAEILAPRYNTSFYMLGWTPTTYDAHNTLYNIMASRGGQRGVFNSGGWSNPRFDELTNGIAVETDLAKRQQMIDEAMRIHTEQVGHIPLHQQVVVWAARTNITLQQMADNYFPLRYVRVGQ